A stretch of the Paenibacillus dendritiformis genome encodes the following:
- a CDS encoding alpha/beta hydrolase translates to MMKNIFKVENIPAILWGDKSDKLFVVVHGSMSHKADDSIIVFAEEATAAGYQVLSFDLPQHGDRKDETYLCKVQNCVQDLNTMMTYAKSLSNHISLFACSMGAYFSLLEYSHEPLKQCLFLSPVVNMERIINNMMTWFNVSESRLKIEKEISTPIGQTLYWDYYCYVKEHPIVAWNISTSILYGSEDNVCEFDVVSEFTQCFNCNLQVMENGEHYFHTEEQLQYFRQWLKKHIYVESIS, encoded by the coding sequence ATGATGAAAAATATTTTTAAAGTAGAAAATATTCCAGCGATATTGTGGGGTGACAAATCAGATAAGTTATTTGTGGTGGTGCATGGTAGCATGTCACACAAGGCAGATGACTCGATTATTGTATTTGCAGAAGAAGCAACAGCAGCAGGTTATCAAGTGCTTAGTTTTGATTTACCTCAACATGGTGATCGCAAGGATGAGACTTATCTTTGCAAAGTTCAAAACTGTGTTCAAGACCTCAATACAATGATGACCTATGCAAAATCATTATCAAATCATATAAGCCTTTTTGCTTGTAGCATGGGAGCGTATTTTAGTCTCTTAGAATATAGCCATGAGCCGTTGAAGCAGTGCTTGTTTCTCTCTCCTGTGGTAAATATGGAACGCATCATAAATAATATGATGACATGGTTTAACGTAAGTGAGAGCAGACTAAAAATAGAGAAAGAAATTTCTACCCCTATTGGACAAACTCTCTATTGGGATTACTACTGTTATGTGAAAGAACATCCTATTGTTGCTTGGAATATTTCAACTTCCATTCTCTATGGTTCAGAAGATAACGTATGTGAATTTGACGTTGTATCTGAATTTACTCAATGTTTTAACTGTAATTTGCAAGTAATGGAGAATGGAGAACACTATTTCCATACGGAGGAACAGTTGCAGTATTTCAGACAATGGCTGAAAAAACATATATACGTTGAATCAATTTCATAA
- a CDS encoding transposase, producing the protein MPYIRHESLFTLQELYEMEQKDRFREIFSTIDITPILRLVRKTSFYGAPIEVNYRAMVYSLIVRIVERIPTIKDLIKRLQHDILFRMDCGFMLSEAIPSASSYSRLVRKMSQSHALEDMQEQLLEQAMAEGFITDDTVAIDATHIEARDQAPAKQEKEKPEPKKRGRKTKAEREAWLKQKQEEEEQKPIFEKEIAAQLNESFHVLRDQMPLDPQWGVKKNSDGKNVFWYGYKGHLAIGTQSQYILGALLSSGSLNDGKAAIPLLKGVASQHPNFSFKYATMDAGYDYEPIYKQVREAEAHAVIAYNRRREPEHDGFDEHFAPTCVREHSYRYDSYDSKYGTLKYVRPKECESCPLAHDSLCQKVYKMKITTDLRKYTAPARGSKHWKEIAKRRSAVERVNAYLKEFFQLNNVRHRTGQKAKVHFNLVTLVYNCIKLACDRLNRQFQEQAA; encoded by the coding sequence ATGCCCTATATTCGACATGAGAGCTTATTTACCCTGCAAGAGCTTTATGAGATGGAACAAAAAGATCGTTTTCGTGAGATTTTTTCTACAATCGACATCACTCCGATCTTGCGTTTGGTCAGGAAAACATCTTTTTATGGTGCCCCCATTGAAGTGAATTATAGGGCGATGGTCTATTCCTTGATTGTTAGAATCGTTGAACGTATTCCTACGATTAAAGATTTAATAAAGAGACTTCAACATGACATCTTATTCCGCATGGATTGTGGCTTTATGCTTTCAGAAGCGATTCCTTCGGCCTCTTCCTATTCCCGGTTGGTGCGCAAGATGAGCCAAAGCCATGCACTGGAGGACATGCAAGAGCAGTTACTCGAACAAGCCATGGCAGAAGGATTCATTACAGACGATACGGTTGCAATCGATGCGACCCATATCGAAGCTCGGGATCAGGCACCTGCGAAGCAAGAAAAGGAAAAACCTGAGCCAAAAAAGCGTGGGCGAAAAACAAAAGCCGAACGTGAAGCTTGGCTCAAACAAAAGCAAGAAGAAGAGGAACAAAAACCAATCTTCGAAAAAGAAATTGCCGCTCAATTAAATGAATCATTCCATGTTTTGCGAGATCAAATGCCTCTTGATCCGCAGTGGGGAGTCAAGAAAAATAGTGATGGAAAAAATGTCTTTTGGTATGGCTATAAAGGTCATCTTGCCATTGGAACGCAGAGTCAGTATATCCTCGGAGCCTTGCTCTCTTCCGGAAGCTTGAATGACGGTAAAGCGGCCATTCCACTCCTAAAAGGGGTTGCTTCACAGCATCCGAATTTCAGTTTCAAGTACGCAACCATGGATGCTGGATACGATTATGAACCTATATACAAGCAAGTTCGAGAAGCAGAGGCACATGCTGTAATTGCGTATAACCGTCGCCGAGAACCAGAACACGACGGATTTGACGAACACTTCGCCCCAACCTGTGTAAGGGAGCATTCTTATCGTTATGACAGCTACGATTCAAAATATGGAACACTCAAATATGTTCGACCGAAAGAATGCGAAAGCTGTCCATTGGCGCATGATTCACTTTGCCAGAAAGTCTATAAAATGAAGATAACAACTGATCTTAGAAAATATACCGCCCCGGCCAGAGGCTCAAAGCATTGGAAAGAAATCGCTAAGAGACGTTCTGCAGTCGAAAGAGTGAATGCTTACTTGAAGGAATTCTTCCAATTGAACAATGTGAGACACCGAACGGGTCAAAAAGCTAAGGTTCATTTTAACTTGGTTACTTTGGTTTACAATTGTATAAAATTAGCATGTGATCGTTTAAATCGTCAATTCCAAGAGCAAGCTGCATAA
- a CDS encoding carbohydrate-binding protein: MTLQTQLTIEVHDVNGTVLATASDQGQAQLVYYQPYQEGDRIVVKSEHPNQYVMLQLDDTMPATFVYLATTSYRLIIPFGEKKISYNPKSYSGDIHALSVRLATAAEISSYKNVALNPFDQHENDSCYPHAVANVETRGESVFAARNAINGNCFNAGHGAWPFESWGINQQDDAEMSVQFGRTVEIDCIALTLRADFPHDNYWEQATVCFSNGDCETLHLTKTNAKQVIKLTPRRVESLTLKNLIKSADPSPFPALTQIEVYGYEVK; this comes from the coding sequence ATGACATTACAAACGCAGCTCACGATTGAAGTTCACGATGTGAATGGTACCGTATTGGCAACCGCTTCTGATCAGGGACAAGCCCAGCTTGTATATTATCAACCCTATCAAGAGGGTGACCGCATTGTTGTGAAGAGCGAGCATCCCAATCAATATGTAATGTTGCAGCTTGATGATACGATGCCGGCAACGTTCGTATATTTAGCGACAACGAGCTATCGGCTTATCATTCCATTTGGAGAGAAGAAAATTTCCTATAATCCGAAATCATACAGTGGCGATATCCATGCGCTTAGCGTGCGTCTAGCGACTGCAGCGGAAATCTCCAGCTACAAAAATGTAGCTCTTAATCCGTTCGACCAACATGAGAATGACAGTTGTTATCCGCATGCGGTTGCGAATGTGGAGACACGCGGCGAGTCTGTGTTTGCTGCCCGCAATGCCATTAATGGCAATTGCTTTAATGCGGGTCACGGGGCATGGCCATTTGAGTCGTGGGGCATTAACCAGCAAGATGACGCTGAAATGAGCGTGCAATTTGGGCGCACGGTAGAAATTGACTGCATCGCTCTTACGTTGCGGGCAGACTTTCCTCACGATAACTATTGGGAGCAAGCAACCGTCTGCTTCTCTAATGGGGATTGTGAGACGCTTCATCTAACGAAAACGAATGCAAAGCAGGTCATTAAGCTGACGCCGCGCCGGGTAGAGTCGCTGACATTAAAGAACTTAATCAAGTCGGCTGACCCGTCGCCGTTCCCTGCCCTAACGCAAATTGAAGTTTATGGCTATGAAGTAAAGTGA
- a CDS encoding response regulator transcription factor translates to MLIDDDVPMLKLLQQMIDWEQLQLKVVAATYSSVKAVHLFQQTVPDIVITDIGLPQTNGIELAEQFRHIKPEVRVIFLTCHEDFNYARQALKLHADDYLIKDQLTAEQLQQSLSKSLCSLKKQSSSVSVQPSSYNRQLFKQGLLQSVLDRTNVDEILKYAAGIGIRWNCPWCMLSLVHVQYASYDEHYSQQSLSLICYAIYNIAEELAREYEGITPFLQQQHLVIVYNYHDNLAANNVLHFNGYLQKLKARVAQYMKLRLVSVTVSDKLQLKQLGTCYHSLLRHKYEFYVEESMLIDRQQAMRPTWLQLPSGELDNYKDELKQALAIHDIDGIRRIIRDMKHHFQARMIEPASFMHELQACLRELTIAASVRLDEAIYDYMEQSRTLDDVLALAERPLTAMAMPSEKQGRQGRGQLAGGYEPKLQQIQHYIEENLAESITSIDIARHLFLNPSYFSRYFKRLTGSNFTDYVHQFKMNIASQMLKTSGHTLEQIALALGYSDRTYFSKVFKKYMGVTPSEYKNECS, encoded by the coding sequence ATGCTTATTGATGATGATGTGCCAATGCTCAAATTATTGCAGCAAATGATTGATTGGGAACAATTACAGCTGAAAGTGGTAGCTGCCACCTATTCCAGCGTAAAAGCAGTACACCTGTTTCAGCAGACCGTTCCAGATATTGTGATAACCGATATTGGCTTGCCGCAGACGAATGGAATTGAGTTAGCAGAACAGTTTCGCCACATCAAACCTGAGGTGCGCGTCATTTTCTTAACCTGTCATGAAGACTTCAACTACGCGAGACAGGCGCTTAAGCTTCATGCCGACGATTATTTAATTAAAGATCAGTTAACGGCAGAGCAGTTGCAACAAAGCTTGTCGAAGTCGCTATGCTCACTCAAAAAGCAATCTTCGTCGGTAAGTGTACAACCTTCAAGCTACAATCGACAGTTATTCAAACAAGGCTTATTACAGAGTGTCCTTGATCGAACGAATGTTGACGAGATCCTTAAATATGCTGCCGGCATTGGAATAAGGTGGAACTGTCCTTGGTGTATGCTCAGTCTTGTGCATGTACAATATGCTAGCTACGATGAGCATTACTCACAGCAATCGTTATCGTTAATTTGCTATGCCATCTACAATATTGCGGAAGAGCTGGCGCGCGAGTATGAAGGGATCACGCCATTTTTGCAGCAACAGCATCTTGTCATTGTGTATAACTATCACGATAATTTAGCCGCGAACAACGTGCTGCACTTCAACGGCTATTTGCAAAAATTGAAAGCGCGAGTTGCGCAATATATGAAATTACGGCTGGTAAGCGTCACGGTTAGTGATAAGTTGCAGCTTAAGCAACTGGGCACGTGTTATCACTCCTTATTACGCCATAAATATGAGTTTTATGTTGAGGAGTCGATGCTGATTGACCGGCAGCAGGCGATGAGACCAACATGGCTGCAATTGCCTTCAGGGGAGTTGGACAACTATAAAGATGAACTGAAGCAGGCACTGGCTATTCATGATATTGATGGTATACGGCGTATTATTAGGGATATGAAGCATCATTTTCAAGCGAGAATGATTGAGCCTGCTTCATTCATGCATGAGCTGCAAGCTTGCTTACGCGAGCTGACGATTGCCGCTTCGGTCAGACTCGATGAAGCGATCTACGATTATATGGAGCAGTCGCGCACCCTTGATGATGTGCTTGCATTAGCGGAACGTCCGTTAACAGCGATGGCTATGCCTAGCGAAAAACAGGGGAGACAAGGGCGGGGCCAACTAGCTGGCGGCTATGAACCTAAGTTACAGCAAATTCAACATTATATCGAAGAAAACTTAGCCGAGAGCATTACTTCCATTGATATCGCGCGCCATCTGTTTTTGAATCCAAGTTACTTCTCACGCTATTTCAAACGCTTGACGGGCAGCAACTTCACTGATTATGTACATCAGTTTAAAATGAACATTGCTTCGCAAATGTTGAAAACATCCGGGCATACGCTGGAACAGATAGCCCTGGCACTAGGTTACTCCGACCGGACCTATTTCTCTAAAGTGTTCAAGAAGTATATGGGCGTAACGCCGAGCGAGTATAAGAATGAATGTTCGTAG
- a CDS encoding cache domain-containing sensor histidine kinase, with protein MFHLTYYKRMLLSFMLFIIVPMVAVSLHSFYLIKESMLDKLHATNENMLNVIGAEFSKTIDDATFASHYIVNDTGFKASLRQFADVKQLNSFADYENFSEIKAVFSLINSKTLNRQTHMYFINRQQFIIPSGDDEPAKLLPHLPQLYSKINFQQPERLQWLGLLEDEGESKYYIARVIYDHASKEYMAVLLIGIEQSYFENALKSVKSWDVALLDDQGDRIAGSAQLLASAAHKTDDRMRSEVVLSKNGWKLVYEMSNNTFRGILSRTLYIGFAEVMLFVVIFSLFALMISKRLHRPIEQLQQVARQFGNGKLDVRLQVKGKDELAAVSKTINLMLDRLQQSIKEMERQQEQRRVMELEALFMQIRPHFLLNTLNSIKCSLMLQDDRLHSGMIDSLMSLLRAYMKFNELATLQEECELMAHYIDIMQMRSDIPIQLQVDVEPQLQLLQFPKLLLQPIVENAIIHGFVDTDADIEGNETRRQQSQIWISVYHDADTIVIEVADNGAGMDESLLHRLNERVLRCRDEPDPGYKRVGLVNVAQRLQLSFGSEAALSFAHNKYGGITARMQIPATSSGVTTSDIHSDAY; from the coding sequence ATGTTCCATTTAACTTACTATAAACGAATGTTACTTTCCTTCATGTTATTTATTATCGTGCCGATGGTTGCTGTATCTCTGCATTCTTTTTATTTAATTAAGGAATCGATGCTGGATAAGCTGCATGCAACGAACGAAAACATGTTGAACGTCATCGGTGCAGAATTTAGCAAAACGATCGATGATGCTACGTTTGCCTCCCATTATATTGTAAACGATACAGGCTTCAAAGCTAGCTTGCGTCAATTCGCGGATGTGAAGCAGTTAAATAGTTTTGCTGATTATGAGAATTTCTCAGAAATCAAAGCTGTTTTTTCGCTTATCAATTCGAAAACGTTGAATCGGCAGACGCACATGTACTTCATTAACCGCCAGCAGTTTATTATCCCTTCAGGAGATGATGAACCGGCTAAATTATTGCCGCATTTACCTCAATTGTACAGCAAAATTAATTTCCAACAGCCAGAACGGCTGCAGTGGCTAGGACTGCTCGAAGACGAAGGAGAGAGTAAATATTATATTGCTCGTGTCATCTACGATCATGCCAGTAAAGAGTATATGGCCGTGCTGTTGATAGGAATTGAGCAGTCTTATTTCGAAAATGCATTAAAATCGGTCAAGTCATGGGACGTTGCTCTCTTGGATGATCAGGGTGACCGGATTGCCGGCTCCGCACAATTGCTTGCATCCGCTGCGCATAAGACGGACGATCGTATGCGTTCGGAAGTCGTGCTGAGCAAAAACGGATGGAAGCTTGTGTATGAGATGAGCAACAACACGTTTAGAGGTATCCTTTCAAGGACACTTTATATCGGTTTTGCCGAAGTCATGCTTTTTGTCGTGATATTCTCTTTGTTTGCCCTGATGATCTCAAAACGATTGCATCGTCCGATTGAGCAATTACAGCAGGTGGCAAGACAATTTGGCAACGGCAAACTGGATGTCAGGCTGCAAGTGAAGGGAAAGGATGAGCTGGCGGCGGTTAGCAAGACGATTAACTTGATGCTGGATCGGCTGCAACAGTCCATTAAGGAGATGGAACGGCAACAGGAGCAGAGACGTGTGATGGAACTGGAGGCGCTGTTCATGCAAATTCGTCCCCACTTTCTGTTGAATACACTCAACTCAATCAAGTGCAGCTTGATGCTGCAGGATGATCGGCTGCATAGCGGCATGATTGACTCTTTAATGAGCTTGCTGCGTGCCTATATGAAATTCAATGAACTGGCCACACTGCAAGAAGAATGTGAGTTAATGGCTCACTACATTGATATTATGCAAATGCGCAGTGATATTCCAATCCAACTGCAAGTCGATGTAGAGCCGCAATTGCAGTTGCTTCAATTTCCAAAGTTATTACTGCAACCGATAGTTGAAAATGCAATTATACATGGCTTCGTAGACACGGACGCAGATATAGAGGGCAATGAGACTAGGCGCCAGCAATCTCAAATTTGGATCTCCGTCTATCATGACGCAGATACCATCGTCATTGAGGTTGCCGACAATGGAGCGGGTATGGATGAGTCCCTGTTGCATCGGCTGAATGAAAGGGTGTTACGTTGCCGTGATGAACCCGATCCTGGGTATAAGCGGGTCGGATTGGTTAATGTTGCCCAACGCTTGCAACTATCTTTCGGCTCAGAGGCTGCCCTTTCTTTTGCTCATAATAAGTATGGGGGTATAACGGCACGGATGCAGATTCCAGCGACATCAAGCGGGGTGACAACAAGTGATATACACAGTGATGCTTATTGA
- a CDS encoding glycoside hydrolase family 88 protein has product MSTEGMQTTVMQANQLYTQAIEDILAKTLRNIERFGTQFPHVSLNGKYQLNDNNDWTNGFWSGILWLCYEYSQDERYRQAAEAAVASFRQRLEQKVVLDHHDIGFLYSLSAKAQWIITGDDRARELALAAADHFIKRWRNTSDGSGYIQAWGAQDNEQEAGRIIIDCLLNLPLLYWASELTGDPKYREIAEIQAEKTRRYLVRGDDSSYHTFFFDAKTGVPIGGATHQGYSNGSTWTRGQAWGVYGFALSYRYTGNAAFLETSRRMARYFLEHLPEDSVAYWDFNAPVTADTYRDSSASAIVAAGLAELLSHMDDADPDRPYFEKKLAASMESLINNYATIGDDAAEGLLKHGSYYVHGGLSPDDYMIWGDYYYLEALMRLVRGLPGYWYERK; this is encoded by the coding sequence ATGTCTACAGAGGGAATGCAAACAACGGTAATGCAAGCAAATCAACTTTACACCCAAGCAATTGAGGACATTCTGGCAAAAACGCTAAGGAATATTGAGAGGTTTGGAACTCAGTTTCCGCATGTCAGCCTGAATGGGAAATATCAACTGAATGATAACAACGACTGGACCAATGGCTTCTGGTCGGGAATATTGTGGTTATGCTATGAATATTCACAAGATGAACGCTATCGGCAGGCAGCAGAAGCTGCGGTGGCTAGTTTTCGTCAGCGGTTAGAGCAAAAAGTGGTATTGGATCATCATGATATTGGATTCCTGTATAGCTTATCTGCCAAAGCGCAGTGGATCATTACAGGCGATGATCGCGCTCGCGAGCTGGCATTGGCTGCAGCTGATCATTTCATAAAACGTTGGCGAAACACGAGCGATGGCAGCGGCTATATTCAAGCTTGGGGAGCGCAAGATAACGAGCAAGAAGCGGGCAGAATCATTATCGATTGCTTGCTTAATTTACCTTTGCTGTATTGGGCAAGCGAGCTAACGGGCGATCCGAAGTACCGGGAAATTGCAGAAATCCAAGCAGAGAAAACGCGGCGCTATCTCGTTAGAGGCGATGATAGCTCGTATCATACTTTCTTCTTTGATGCCAAGACGGGCGTTCCAATCGGCGGCGCCACTCATCAAGGCTATAGCAACGGTTCGACGTGGACGCGGGGGCAAGCTTGGGGCGTATATGGCTTTGCACTATCCTACCGTTATACGGGAAATGCGGCATTTTTGGAGACTTCTAGGCGTATGGCGCGCTACTTCCTGGAGCACTTGCCTGAGGACAGTGTTGCTTATTGGGATTTCAATGCGCCTGTAACTGCCGATACGTACCGCGATAGTTCAGCTTCTGCGATTGTAGCTGCCGGCCTGGCGGAGCTTCTCTCCCATATGGACGATGCTGACCCCGATCGTCCTTATTTCGAGAAGAAGCTGGCCGCCAGTATGGAATCGCTGATTAACAACTATGCTACGATTGGCGACGATGCAGCGGAAGGATTGCTTAAGCATGGCTCGTATTATGTCCATGGCGGTTTGTCCCCTGATGATTATATGATTTGGGGCGATTATTACTACTTGGAAGCGCTAATGCGTCTTGTACGCGGTCTTCCCGGCTATTGGTATGAGCGTAAATAG
- a CDS encoding DUF2264 domain-containing protein has product MIEEMRRIQWNHRDDIAAALLTLVKPLRPRLAEQPGHLALGTHGTVYTASRRDAEGFLRILWGLGPFLVHYDDEQLRLQWMQGLAAGCNPDSEHYYGKTMDGDQLLVEMASVAAALLLAPHKTWDVLSETDQQHVADWLWQINERRLPPNNWHFFRILVNVALKRLGKTYSQEMIEQDFALIESCYVGDGWYFDGVDQQFDYYIPWAFHYYSLIYVTFMADEDPERAARLKERAILFARSYQYWFDSKGEAVPFGRSLAYRFAQASFWSALVLADVEALPWGVIKGLYARNMRSWMNHPIFTADGVLSVGYHYQNLVMGEGYNGAGSPYWAFKSFLLLAVSDDHPYWQAEEVEQKVAPGRLSLPSMKAMIEHTHESRHVLMYPAGQFIGYQNHACAKYSKFAYSTVFGFSVPRSNYYYYEGAFDSVLAVSEDGVHYRDKPLDTSYELHEDRLVHNWQPQAGVTIRSTIVPCGDSHVRIHELETSRALIAYDASFSAPFATVSSDGTAVAETSWASYDSPVGTTIAKAVTGFTQAEMIRTEPNTNLFYERTLMPALRAELQPGTHVLVSVMAGVPAGCVSQLPEVKLTEDRVIVHHNEQTITVKLK; this is encoded by the coding sequence GTGATCGAGGAAATGCGCAGAATTCAGTGGAATCATCGTGACGATATAGCGGCAGCACTACTGACGTTAGTGAAGCCGCTAAGGCCGCGGTTAGCGGAACAGCCTGGACACTTGGCATTAGGAACCCACGGCACGGTCTATACCGCAAGCCGCCGGGATGCCGAAGGATTTTTAAGAATATTGTGGGGATTGGGACCTTTTCTCGTCCATTATGATGACGAGCAGCTTCGGCTGCAATGGATGCAAGGACTTGCGGCGGGCTGCAACCCGGACAGCGAGCATTATTATGGCAAGACGATGGACGGAGATCAGCTGCTGGTCGAGATGGCATCTGTCGCTGCTGCCCTGCTGCTTGCACCGCACAAAACTTGGGATGTTCTATCCGAGACGGACCAGCAGCATGTGGCAGACTGGTTATGGCAAATTAATGAACGCCGTTTGCCACCGAATAACTGGCACTTCTTTCGCATCTTAGTGAATGTGGCACTGAAACGGCTAGGCAAGACTTATTCTCAGGAGATGATTGAGCAAGATTTTGCCCTGATTGAATCGTGCTATGTCGGCGATGGCTGGTATTTTGACGGGGTGGATCAGCAGTTTGATTATTACATCCCATGGGCGTTTCATTACTATAGCTTAATCTACGTTACGTTTATGGCGGATGAAGACCCGGAGCGGGCAGCCAGGTTGAAGGAGCGGGCCATTCTTTTTGCGCGCAGCTATCAGTATTGGTTCGATAGCAAGGGAGAGGCGGTTCCTTTCGGCCGCAGTCTAGCATATCGCTTTGCGCAAGCAAGCTTCTGGAGCGCGCTTGTGCTGGCCGATGTTGAAGCGCTGCCATGGGGCGTCATTAAAGGTTTGTATGCGCGCAATATGCGAAGCTGGATGAACCATCCTATTTTTACGGCAGATGGCGTGCTAAGCGTAGGCTATCATTATCAGAACTTGGTGATGGGCGAGGGCTATAACGGAGCGGGTTCCCCGTATTGGGCGTTCAAAAGCTTCCTATTGCTTGCGGTTTCGGATGACCATCCTTATTGGCAGGCAGAGGAAGTAGAGCAAAAGGTAGCGCCGGGCCGATTGTCGCTGCCGAGCATGAAGGCGATGATTGAACATACGCATGAGTCCCGGCATGTGCTTATGTATCCGGCAGGTCAATTTATTGGCTATCAGAACCATGCTTGCGCCAAGTACTCTAAATTTGCCTACTCGACTGTGTTTGGCTTTAGTGTGCCGCGCAGTAATTATTACTACTACGAAGGCGCTTTTGACAGTGTGCTTGCCGTTAGCGAGGATGGCGTGCATTATCGGGATAAGCCGCTGGATACGAGCTATGAGCTGCATGAAGATCGGCTTGTACATAACTGGCAGCCTCAAGCCGGAGTGACAATTCGCAGCACGATTGTCCCTTGCGGCGACAGCCATGTACGCATTCACGAGTTGGAAACCAGCCGCGCCTTAATTGCCTATGATGCCAGTTTCTCAGCGCCGTTCGCCACGGTTAGCAGCGACGGCACAGCCGTAGCCGAGACAAGCTGGGCGAGTTACGATTCGCCTGTCGGAACCACCATCGCCAAGGCGGTTACCGGATTCACGCAAGCGGAGATGATTCGAACAGAGCCTAACACCAATCTATTCTATGAGCGGACATTGATGCCTGCACTGCGTGCTGAACTTCAGCCAGGCACCCATGTATTAGTAAGTGTGATGGCAGGGGTTCCGGCTGGTTGCGTGTCGCAGTTGCCTGAGGTGAAGCTGACAGAAGATCGGGTAATTGTGCACCATAACGAGCAAACGATAACGGTGAAACTTAAATAG
- a CDS encoding gluconate 5-dehydrogenase gives MSQFSVDRFRLDGKVALVTGAVYGIGFELACAMARAGATVVFNDRKPEGVERGIAAYKEQGIEARGYVCDVTDEPGVQAMVQQIEAEVGVIDILVNNAGIIKRIPMTEMSAEEFREVIDIDLNGPFIVSKAVIPGMMNKGGGKIINICSMMSELGREAVSAYAAAKGGLKMLTRNIASEYGKYNIQCNGIGPGYIATPQTAPLRERQADGSRHPFDSFILAKTPAERWGETEDLAGPAVFLASPASDFVNGHILYVDGGILAYIGKQP, from the coding sequence ATGTCACAATTTTCGGTAGATCGTTTCCGTCTTGATGGCAAGGTAGCTCTCGTTACTGGTGCGGTGTACGGGATCGGATTTGAATTGGCATGCGCTATGGCGCGTGCGGGTGCAACAGTTGTATTTAATGATCGCAAGCCAGAAGGCGTAGAGCGCGGTATCGCTGCTTATAAGGAACAGGGAATTGAGGCACGCGGATATGTATGCGACGTGACCGACGAGCCCGGTGTGCAGGCGATGGTGCAGCAGATTGAAGCGGAAGTTGGAGTCATTGATATTCTTGTCAACAATGCTGGCATTATTAAGCGGATTCCTATGACAGAAATGAGTGCGGAGGAGTTCCGTGAAGTGATTGATATTGACTTGAACGGGCCATTTATTGTCTCCAAAGCGGTGATTCCAGGGATGATGAACAAAGGCGGCGGCAAAATTATTAATATTTGCTCGATGATGAGCGAATTAGGGCGGGAGGCGGTGTCTGCTTATGCTGCGGCCAAAGGCGGTCTGAAGATGCTAACCCGCAATATCGCTTCTGAATATGGCAAATATAACATCCAATGCAATGGTATCGGACCCGGCTACATTGCAACGCCCCAAACAGCGCCGTTGCGTGAACGTCAAGCTGATGGCAGCCGCCATCCTTTTGATTCGTTTATTCTTGCCAAGACACCTGCGGAGCGTTGGGGCGAAACGGAGGATTTGGCAGGTCCTGCGGTATTCTTGGCTTCACCAGCCAGCGACTTTGTCAATGGGCATATTTTATATGTTGACGGCGGGATTCTTGCCTATATTGGCAAGCAGCCTTAA